In the genome of Drosophila kikkawai strain 14028-0561.14 chromosome 2R, DkikHiC1v2, whole genome shotgun sequence, the window TGATGGTGGTCCAGCTGCCAATAAGAAAAGCCACTTGAAATGTAATTTTAGGCTTAAGATAAACCAAAACATATACAGGACATGGACGGCAGGCGGcaagaaaacaaagcaaacTAAGAAACTAGCATAACAACTGGGAAAACGAGGCTAAGGAAGAGGCTTCTACAACAGACTAAAGGCGGAGCATGCATAAGATCAGCTTCCTGACTCCCTCCCGGTAAGGAGGCCTAATTACGTTTTTATGATTGGCCGACATGAAATTGTATATGGCATCGGGCGGCGGGGGTGGCGGTGGCTGCTGGGCAGATACGGAGCCGTGCCAGGCCAGCGGCGAACGCACCATGCCGGGTCGCTCATTGGACATGTGGGCCAACTGCGGCTGCCGGGGAATGTACGACGGTATCTGTGGAGGGAAAAGGACGAAAGGAAGGGCGGTTAGTCCGATTTCCTTGGGTGGTCAGCATCCTAAAACCTATACTCACTTGCAGTGGGTTCCAGGAGGGATTCTGCGCCGCCTGGCTAAGGTGCCCGGGATGCGGGTGATTGTTGTTGGCCATCTCGCAGGCGGGCTAACTCGTGGCGGGTGTATATAGCGCCCGGGTCATATGCCGTAGCCGTCTGTCAGAGCTGCGGCACCCAAAACGCGGCTGTGGGAGAGGGGCGGGGTGGTAAGGAGACGACGACCTAATCCTACGTATTGGGGGATCCTGCACGGCAGTTGCTAACTCCGGCCGGACAGCCGCTGCTCTTTTTCGCCCATAAACAAGACCGCACGCACTTTTTTCACACCACCCacaacaccacacacacacacgcacacacaggcCGACCCACTCGGAGCTCGGAAAAGGCAAAACCGTTTTTCGCCGCTCTCGTGGTCCTTGCGCGATAACGATAACAGGGGGCAGCCGATAAACACACAACCTATCGACAGATGACAGCGCGTTTGTTTTGCACGCTACGCCAAAACCACGCGGTCTTTGGCCCCGCCGAACGTCCTGCACACTTTGATTATCCGCCTCTGCTCCATGGCCAGTTGCTGGTGGCGTTGGAATTAGCGGCTACAGGGCGGCTTAAGCGTTGGCTTAGTGGGTTATTTGGCAGCCAGGCGGAAAAGCGGTTCGGATACCTCTCGATTTTCAGCTGCAGCGCATTGCGAATTCGTTGTGACGGCGTGCgaatttttcttgttttgggTCGCGCAGCACAGGCAAATCCGAAACGGACTCTGGGTGGCGTCAGCGGGCGCCGTTTTCCGGCTAACACATGTCGGCGTATGGGTTAGGACTCCGTGTTGCCAATTATACAAATGCCGCAACGTTGTTATTGTGTTTTTACGTGTATTTTCAAttgtttaaaacaaaatgtaatttatgtgTGCTGCAGTGTGACCGAAGTGTGTGTTACTGGAAAATACCAAAGAAGAAAACTCAGCGGCATTGGGGGTGAGAAAATACTAGGAGAGTTGAACTCAAAATTGGTTgggtttttctatttttttttaattttaagaatactaatttatttttatttttcgcagATTTTATAAACCCGATTTGTAAACTATAAATCTGcttttttggaaatatttcCACTGAAGTAGAAATTTATACCTTTTTGGCGcgaaaatacggtcacacttTTGTGCAGCGCTGGTCACTGCAAATTTACAAAGTGGTTTTAcgttttgttataattttggaaaaatgaGCGTGGTAAAACGTGGAGCCTTTATCGTTTTTGAAGGATGCGATCGTAGTGGAAAGACCACACAAAGCCGGCTGCTAGGTGAGTTTGATAAACCCACCAATTCAGCCACATACTGATATCTTAATCTCCTCCAGCGGAGCTCCTCAAATCCAAGGGCATTGCCACCGTGTCGATGAACTTTCCGGAGCGCAGCTCCAGCATTGGACAGGTGATAAACTCATATCTGACCAACAGCAAGGATCTGCCCGATGAGGTGATCCACCTGATGTTCTCCGCCAATCGCTGGGAGCACATGAACCAGATCAAGCAGCAACTGCTAAAGGGCACCACGTTGATTGTGGATCGATATTCCTACTCCGGTGTGGCCTACAGTGCGGCCAAGGGACTGGACTTTGACTGGTGCTATGCGCCGGAAAAGGGACTTTTGAAGCCAGATGCTGTGTTCTACCTAAAGACCTCTGTGGATTCCCTGACGAATCGGGGGCAGTACGGCGAGGAGCGGTGGGTAATTGGAGTTTCTTTGCCTCTAACAGACGACTTATACCAATTATCCCATTACAGCTATGAAAAAGTAGAATTCCAAAGCCGCGTGGCCCAAGTTTTCGATCGCATTTGCTATAGGGAAGCCTCCTACTGGCACCAGTTCGATGCCAGTCAGTCTGCCGAGGATCTGCACTCGCGTATAACCAGCATAGCGGAAGACCTGCTCCAGAAGGTGGAAGCCCAACCGCTAGATACGTTATCATAGTAAAAAAAGGACCTCGAATCGCCATTCATTAGAGGGGATTTACCTTGATTTATGCGATACATGCGCGTGTTtgttataaatgttttttaaatggcgcttaatttttaatttacgaTAAGGCCGCCGCCGCAGGCAATAAATCCCCAGCATCAATGCGTTCGTTGGCCAAGGACAGGTCTCGCGTTAGGTGTTGAACGAAATGCATTTACCGAATTGCACACATCAACTGGATTAAGGACTTAAGGATGAAGGATTTAATGTAAGTCCGCCCAGGCcagcaaatgcaatttaatttaacacaCAATCATTACCATTTTACCCTCTTTGCTTGGGGTTTGCTCCATTGTAGTTCGTTTATTTCATACACCACGacacctctctctctctcttgacTAAATActaaagttaaagttaaagcgaaaaataatttatgcagTTTTTAACTTAGTTGCTAAACCAATTAGGGCTGCTTCTTCTGGGCTCCTCGAAAAAAGGTACAACTAGTTGAACTCATAGCTCTCGTAGCCCAAATCCTCGCGGCGATTGCGCGGCACCGGGGCCTTGGGGCTCCTTGTTCGCAGAGTCAACTGGCGGTAGCCCACGCCTGGCTTGTAGTCCACATTGAGCGAGGGATGCGGCCTTAGCCCCAAGGCACCGCTACGCCGCTTCTGCGCCTGATGGTAGGCGGCAATGTCCCCATAACTGTGCTTCGGCCACATGCACTCGCAGCCAGAGGGCACGGTCCGGGTCTCGGATTCCCAGCAGCCGGAGGCGTCGTTCAGCCGGATCAGGTGAATGGTGCGGTTGAGTTGGATGCAAGAGAAGCCCGTCGCCGAGCAGATCTAAGGGGGGGAATGGAAGAGGGGAGTTCCATCAAGCTGTATTGCGCAGAAATCTAGTAACACTAACCTCTCGCTTCTCGCTGCGTTCGGAGAGCAGAGCTCGGAGCAGTTCATTGCCCCTGTAACCATACTCGAAGCTGTGGCTCCGGGCTGGCAGTGGCGCGTAGTTGTGGGCACAGGTCACCTCCACATAGTGATTTGGACGGTATTCACCGCTTTCCAGCTTCACGGTCACCCGATTTGTGGGGCACAAAGACTGATAGGTGACCACCTGGCAGGTTTCAAAGATTAAGATGGTTTCTTAAAGGAACTACAAGGACTACTAACCCCATCGGGACTGGGATTGGGTCCCAGAAACGGTGGAGGCGGTGGCATCACACTGCGCACTCGACGCTTGCGCACATTCTGGATTCCATAAGGCAGCTGCGCACTCAGCTCATTCGCATCCTCCGCTTGACCATCGGAGACCACAGCATAATCCTCTTCGCCTTCGACATCCACACCGTCATTGCGTTCCGCTGGCCACTCATTTTCATAGTACTCCGGTTGACCTGGTTCTACGCCAGCTTCGGGCTCATCCCCGTCTGCCCTGGAATTGTAAAATGCATATGGAAATTTGTTAGCTTTGGCCATGAATTAGCGCTGCTATGGCCCAATGGAGCCACCGTTAGCCACCACGGATGCCTGCTGTCGCCGCAGGCAAGCGGAAATGACTGCAAAAGCGGTTAGACACGGAGAAAAAGGTTTTTAAgcgtaaaattaaattaaaaattgaaagtaaaagtataaaaatatttccaactTGATTATTAACAATAAACTGTTGTTGGAaaactcaattttaaaaagtttttcttaATACAAAAAGTTACCTAAAAGTCCTAGGATTAAATTTGTCTCATTACACCTTtatcattttaaaaacaacTACGAGTACTTCCTCCCCTTATTTTTCTGTATGTAATAATGCCCAGCAGCGAACTcggttaaaaaataaaaaaaaataaattcgttTTTGACGTTTGTTATTTGCATGGCCGCCGCTTCTTTCAGCCATTTTTCCAGCTGGCCAACAAAAGCGCATCATTTTGCATTCAACTGCAGGCAAATGCCAATGAATTTTTTAGCTTTCGCTTTGGCGCGCGGCTTTGTCTGAGGATtgcagctgaagctgaagcaggaacaggaggaggaggaggaggaggatgaggagatGCCCCACTGTTGACGGCTATGGCGATGGCGTTGTCCTGAGCCTGTGGCGCGGCACAAAGCTCTCCGTTACGCGACTGTCGTTGCCTGCCAGCGGATTTCCCCTTTTGCGTTGTCGATGCTTTCAGCGGCGGAGCTCCCTGGCTCATTCCCAACCCCACTACCCTCTATTCTTCCTGGTAGCCGGCAGCTTTGGCATTTCGGGGAAGCTCTCGCTCTTTCAGGGCAACAACGGCTTTGATAGTTTTGTCGCAAAGTTTGCGAAAATGTTTTGAAAATGAATGCAGATGGAATAGTTGAGGTGAGAGTGGTTGTTTAAATTAGCACAGAAAAAACTGGGGTCTTAGCCATAATACTGTTTTGTGGCAGCGGCAAGGGAATAGTTGTGGCTTTTTTAAgctgcagttttttttttgagaactAAAAATCGATTTGTGCGGAGACTAAGCTGTGGGCTCTTtagattttagttttaaatggGTTAAATCAAGTCTTTAGGAAGCTCTttctaaatttgaaataacTCTTACATTCCAGAGTAACCTCTTctagttttaattgtttaaatcaaGTCTTAAGACAgctctatttttattaaaaataaatcttcaAGGAGCTCTTGCTATCTTAAAAGAAACCCTAACATTCCAGGGTAACTTCCCTTCAAGCAAACAAAGACTACAACTTATTTCCAGTTTTTACTCCCAAAGCCAATTGTCCTCTTCTCATATTTCGGTTTCCATCTCGTTTTGTGTCCAATTTTTGCTGAATGCAACTAGCAGATTACCTAATCCCCGGCTCAGAAATCACATGATCCTTGCAGCTCCTCCTGATCTCCGACAAAGGGGATAGAGTTCAGTCGACTGGCGAGAGGAATCAGCTTAAGTGCTTACGTTTGTGCTCACGCTTACGTCATGGCATGACAGCATTGACATTTAGTTGATATGCAACCAGCGAGCCCGAGACCCCCAAGGATTAGTCTGCAGGACTCTGCAGGACTCTATAGAACTCTGTAGGAGGAGTGCAATGGCTTCATTCGCATTGTCGGCTCCAATCATTGGCGGTCACATTTGCTGGGAATGTTAGCTCAATGAATGCAGTTGAAAGGAGTAGCAGGAGTAGCCTTCAATATGGCTAATTTCTCCTATTTTCGTTTGTATTTTGCTGTTCTTGCCCAAAATGATGACCATGGCAGTGATGAGGAGAGCTAGGGGTACCTAGAGGTAGGTACTGTAGGTACTCTTAAAatctcaaaatatatttatatacatatatttattattatatatttgaattttatcttatatttaaaaatatatttctactaataataaatttttaattaatttatacacTTCCCATCCCTGGTCTTACCTTCTTCGactgtagctgctgctgcggctgcgaCGTGCCAGCAGGAATTGCTCCTCCACTCGCCtcttctcctcctgctcctgctctcgTTCCTCCTCCGTTTCCAGCCAGTGGTTGGGACTGTCATGGTCCTGGGCAACAACAAACCTGCCCACACCTGGAACGGCCTCATTTAAGTCGGACAATTGCAGACGGAAGTCATTGCGAGCATTCACGGGATCATCATCAAACTGTTCCTGTGACTGTCCCTGTTGCTGTCCCtgttgctcctcctgctgctggcgtagatgttgctgttgctgcaagTCGTGTATGCTGTGGATGGGATTTCCGTAgagtttttgcttttgccatTTGGCCGGTGCTTTGTTGTAGTTATAGCTGTCATTGTCATTGTTGTCCTCGTTGTCCTGGGTGCTGCCACtactgctgctactgctgctatCCGCAATGTCATCGACATTCCCGCCATGCTCCCACTTGTAGTTGTAATCGCCGTAGTTGTTTCTACTGCCCGTACTCCTAAAGCTATATCTATTGTTGCCAGCGAGTGGCGGTGTTGCCTCCTCCATCGATGATGATGCCGCCTCCATGGCCTCGGCATCGTCGCAGGCCAGGACGAGCGTTCGTCTGGAAGAGCCGCTGCCGAAACAGCGAGCAGCTAGAATGGCGGCCAGGAGCAgctgcaaaaacaaaagggatATAGGAGGCGATGAGAAGGGGGTTTTAGGGGGGTTTCAAGGGGGATTTCAGGGGTATTCAAGGGGGTTTCAGGGGAAGGAAAATGTCAAACAATTGTGCTGTGTGGCCAATAAACTGCCAAGTGTCAACAGTTGGGCGGGATATATCCCACGTTGTTCCAAGAGGGTTTTCGCCATGCAAATACACTCattcaaatggcaaacaatgTACGTGgattaatatttatcaaaCGAGATTAGATATTCCGCAAAAAGGGGATTACAATGGGGGATAAACTGAAGCTTAGGAATAGGAAGAAGGGAAAATATTGCAGAAAATCTTTTAATAATACCAATTTAAAGTGACTTTTTTGCCTGGTCGCCCGCTTACTACTTCCATCTTATcttttagttatttaatttaattattgttgcTTATTTTTGCACAACAATATCAATTCATTCTAGTCATAAATTCtctttaaacaattaaagtaTTGTTTGCCAAGATAACCAGCC includes:
- the LOC108073000 gene encoding thymidylate kinase, with the protein product MSVVKRGAFIVFEGCDRSGKTTQSRLLAELLKSKGIATVSMNFPERSSSIGQVINSYLTNSKDLPDEVIHLMFSANRWEHMNQIKQQLLKGTTLIVDRYSYSGVAYSAAKGLDFDWCYAPEKGLLKPDAVFYLKTSVDSLTNRGQYGEERYEKVEFQSRVAQVFDRICYREASYWHQFDASQSAEDLHSRITSIAEDLLQKVEAQPLDTLS
- the LOC108072999 gene encoding uncharacterized protein, encoding MCSKALLLLAAILAARCFGSGSSRRTLVLACDDAEAMEAASSSMEEATPPLAGNNRYSFRSTGSRNNYGDYNYKWEHGGNVDDIADSSSSSSSGSTQDNEDNNDNDSYNYNKAPAKWQKQKLYGNPIHSIHDLQQQQHLRQQQEEQQGQQQGQSQEQFDDDPVNARNDFRLQLSDLNEAVPGVGRFVVAQDHDSPNHWLETEEEREQEQEEKRRVEEQFLLARRSRSSSYSRRRADGDEPEAGVEPGQPEYYENEWPAERNDGVDVEGEEDYAVVSDGQAEDANELSAQLPYGIQNVRKRRVRSVMPPPPPFLGPNPSPDGVVTYQSLCPTNRVTVKLESGEYRPNHYVEVTCAHNYAPLPARSHSFEYGYRGNELLRALLSERSEKREICSATGFSCIQLNRTIHLIRLNDASGCWESETRTVPSGCECMWPKHSYGDIAAYHQAQKRRSGALGLRPHPSLNVDYKPGVGYRQLTLRTRSPKAPVPRNRREDLGYESYEFN